A stretch of Homo sapiens chromosome 12, GRCh38.p14 Primary Assembly DNA encodes these proteins:
- the DAZAP2 gene encoding DAZ-associated protein 2 isoform e (isoform e is encoded by transcript variant 5): MNSKGQYPTQPTYPVQPPGNPVYPQTLHLPQAPPYTDAPPAYSEPPPPGCPPNAAQLAVMQGANVLVTQRKGNFFMGGSDGGYTIW, encoded by the exons ATGAACAGCAAAG gTCAATATCCAACACAGCCAACCTACCCTGTGCAGCCTCCTGGGAATCCAGTATACCCTCAGACCTTGCATCTTCCTCAGGCTCCACCCTATACCGATGCTCCACCTGCCTACTCAGAG cctccacctcctggatgcCCTCCCAATGCTGCTCAGCTTGCAGTCATGCAGGGAGCCAACGTCCTCGTAACTCAGCGGAAGGGGAACTTCTTCATGGGTGGTTCAGATGGTGGCTACACCATCTGGTGA
- the DAZAP2 gene encoding DAZ-associated protein 2 isoform a (isoform a is encoded by transcript variant 1) encodes MNSKGQYPTQPTYPVQPPGNPVYPQTLHLPQAPPYTDAPPAYSELYRPSFVHPGAATVPTMSAAFPGASLYLPMAQSVAVGPLGSTIPMAYYPVGPIYPPGSTVLVEGGYDAGARFGAGATAGNIPPPPPGCPPNAAQLAVMQGANVLVTQRKGNFFMGGSDGGYTIW; translated from the exons ATGAACAGCAAAG gTCAATATCCAACACAGCCAACCTACCCTGTGCAGCCTCCTGGGAATCCAGTATACCCTCAGACCTTGCATCTTCCTCAGGCTCCACCCTATACCGATGCTCCACCTGCCTACTCAGAG CTCTATCGTCCGAGCTTTGTGCACCCAGGGGCTGCCACAGTCCCCACCATGTCAGCCGCATTTCCTGGAGCCTCTCTGTATCTTCCCATGGCCCAGTCTGTGGCTGTTGGGCCTTTAGGTTCCACAATCCCCATGGCTTATTATCCAGTCGGTCCCATCTATCCACCTGGCTCCACAGTGCTGGTGGAAGGAGGGTATGATGCAGGTGCCAGATTTGGAGCTGGGGCTACTGCTGGCAACATTCCT cctccacctcctggatgcCCTCCCAATGCTGCTCAGCTTGCAGTCATGCAGGGAGCCAACGTCCTCGTAACTCAGCGGAAGGGGAACTTCTTCATGGGTGGTTCAGATGGTGGCTACACCATCTGGTGA
- the DAZAP2 gene encoding DAZ-associated protein 2 isoform c (isoform c is encoded by transcript variant 3), with protein sequence MNSKGQYPTQPTYPVQPPGNPVYPQTLHLPQAPPYTDAPPAYSELYRPSFVHPGAATVPTMSAAFPGASLYLPMAQSVAVGPLGSTIPMAYYPVGPIYPPASTSWMPSQCCSACSHAGSQRPRNSAEGELLHGWFRWWLHHLVRNQGHLCAGKDITYLQHFSQCNCFSHINLKLQFRHMLLGCLSGAQTFRHFSNLIRNHVMVAVPP encoded by the exons ATGAACAGCAAAG gTCAATATCCAACACAGCCAACCTACCCTGTGCAGCCTCCTGGGAATCCAGTATACCCTCAGACCTTGCATCTTCCTCAGGCTCCACCCTATACCGATGCTCCACCTGCCTACTCAGAG CTCTATCGTCCGAGCTTTGTGCACCCAGGGGCTGCCACAGTCCCCACCATGTCAGCCGCATTTCCTGGAGCCTCTCTGTATCTTCCCATGGCCCAGTCTGTGGCTGTTGGGCCTTTAGGTTCCACAATCCCCATGGCTTATTATCCAGTCGGTCCCATCTATCCACCTG cctccacctcctggatgcCCTCCCAATGCTGCTCAGCTTGCAGTCATGCAGGGAGCCAACGTCCTCGTAACTCAGCGGAAGGGGAACTTCTTCATGGGTGGTTCAGATGGTGGCTACACCATCTGGTGAGGAACCAAGGCCACCTCTGTGCCGGGAAAGACATCACATACCTTCAGCACTTCTCACAATGTAACTGCTTTAGTCATATTAACCTGAAGTTGCAGTTTAGACACATGTTGTTGGGGTGTCTTTCTGGTGCCCAAACTTTCAGGCACTTTTCAAATTTAATAAGGAACCATGTAATGGTAGCAGTACCTCCCTAA
- the DAZAP2 gene encoding DAZ-associated protein 2 isoform b (isoform b is encoded by transcript variant 2): MNSKGQYPTQPTYPVQPPGNPVYPQTLHLPQAPPYTDAPPAYSELYRPSFVHPGAATVPTMSAAIPMAYYPVGPIYPPGSTVLVEGGYDAGARFGAGATAGNIPPPPPGCPPNAAQLAVMQGANVLVTQRKGNFFMGGSDGGYTIW; this comes from the exons ATGAACAGCAAAG gTCAATATCCAACACAGCCAACCTACCCTGTGCAGCCTCCTGGGAATCCAGTATACCCTCAGACCTTGCATCTTCCTCAGGCTCCACCCTATACCGATGCTCCACCTGCCTACTCAGAG CTCTATCGTCCGAGCTTTGTGCACCCAGGGGCTGCCACAGTCCCCACCATGTCAGCCGC AATCCCCATGGCTTATTATCCAGTCGGTCCCATCTATCCACCTGGCTCCACAGTGCTGGTGGAAGGAGGGTATGATGCAGGTGCCAGATTTGGAGCTGGGGCTACTGCTGGCAACATTCCT cctccacctcctggatgcCCTCCCAATGCTGCTCAGCTTGCAGTCATGCAGGGAGCCAACGTCCTCGTAACTCAGCGGAAGGGGAACTTCTTCATGGGTGGTTCAGATGGTGGCTACACCATCTGGTGA
- the DAZAP2 gene encoding DAZ-associated protein 2 isoform d (isoform d is encoded by transcript variant 4), with translation MNSKGQYPTQPTYPVQPPGNPVYPQTLHLPQAPPYTDAPPAYSESVAVGPLGSTIPMAYYPVGPIYPPGSTVLVEGGYDAGARFGAGATAGNIPPPPPGCPPNAAQLAVMQGANVLVTQRKGNFFMGGSDGGYTIW, from the exons ATGAACAGCAAAG gTCAATATCCAACACAGCCAACCTACCCTGTGCAGCCTCCTGGGAATCCAGTATACCCTCAGACCTTGCATCTTCCTCAGGCTCCACCCTATACCGATGCTCCACCTGCCTACTCAGAG TCTGTGGCTGTTGGGCCTTTAGGTTCCACAATCCCCATGGCTTATTATCCAGTCGGTCCCATCTATCCACCTGGCTCCACAGTGCTGGTGGAAGGAGGGTATGATGCAGGTGCCAGATTTGGAGCTGGGGCTACTGCTGGCAACATTCCT cctccacctcctggatgcCCTCCCAATGCTGCTCAGCTTGCAGTCATGCAGGGAGCCAACGTCCTCGTAACTCAGCGGAAGGGGAACTTCTTCATGGGTGGTTCAGATGGTGGCTACACCATCTGGTGA
- the DAZAP2 gene encoding DAZ-associated protein 2 isoform f (isoform f is encoded by transcript variant 6) gives MNSKGQYPTQPTYPVQPPGNPVYPQTLHLPQAPPYTDAPPAYSELYRPSFVHPGAATVPTMSAAFPGASLYLPMAQSVAVGPLGSTIPMAYYPVGPIYPPGSTVLVEGGYDAGARFGAGATAGNIPVKEDQDHDREQGEEDNGDNNLERRGKM, from the exons ATGAACAGCAAAG gTCAATATCCAACACAGCCAACCTACCCTGTGCAGCCTCCTGGGAATCCAGTATACCCTCAGACCTTGCATCTTCCTCAGGCTCCACCCTATACCGATGCTCCACCTGCCTACTCAGAG CTCTATCGTCCGAGCTTTGTGCACCCAGGGGCTGCCACAGTCCCCACCATGTCAGCCGCATTTCCTGGAGCCTCTCTGTATCTTCCCATGGCCCAGTCTGTGGCTGTTGGGCCTTTAGGTTCCACAATCCCCATGGCTTATTATCCAGTCGGTCCCATCTATCCACCTGGCTCCACAGTGCTGGTGGAAGGAGGGTATGATGCAGGTGCCAGATTTGGAGCTGGGGCTACTGCTGGCAACATTCCT GTAAAAGAAGATCAAGATCACGACCGAGAGCAGGGTGAGGAAGACAACGGTGATAACAActtggaaaggagagggaaaatgTAG